GTCCATTTCAGGTCAGTCTTCCCGGTATGGCCGACATAGATCTGGCTCAAGTCAATCTTCTAGCCATAGCCAACAAGGGTCAGGTTTAGGTCAGTCTTCAAGGTACAGCCAACATGGGTCTGGCTCGGGTCACTCTTCTAGCCACAGCCAACAAGGGTCAGGTCTAGGTACATCTTCCAGGTATGGCCAACATGGGTCTGGCTCAAGCCAGTCTTCTAGCCATAGTCAACAAGGGTCCATTTCAGGTCAGCCTTCCCGGTATGGCCAACATAGATCTGGCTCAAGTCAATCCTCTAGCCACAGCCAACAAGGGTCAGGTCTGGGTCAGTCTTCTAGGTATGGCCGACATGGGTCTGGATCAAGCCAGTCTTCTAGCCATAGCCAACAAGGGTCCATTTCAGGTCAGTCTTCCCGGTATGGCCGACATAGATCTGGCTCAAGTCAATCTTCTAGCCATAGCCAACAAGGGTCAGGTTTAGGTCAGTCTTCAAGGTATAGCCAACATGGGTCTGGCTCGGGTCACTCTTCTGGCTTTGGGCAAAATCAATCTGGTTTAGGCAAATCCTCTGGCCATGGTCAGCTGGGATCTGGCTCCAATCAGTCTAGTAACCACAGCTGGCAGGAGTCTCAATCACAACATTCTTCTGGGTTCAGTCCACAAAGGTCAGGATCAGGTCAGTCTTCTGGTTATGGGCAACAAGGATCTGGCTTCAGTCAGTCTTCTAGTTATGGACAACATGGTTCAACATCAGGACAGTCATCATGTTGTGGCCAACATGAATCTAGCTCAGGGGAGACTCCCAGCTACAACCAACATGGGTCTGCTTCAGGCCAATTTTCAAACCACAGTAGACATGTGTCTGGCTCAAGAGAATCTTCTGGTTTTAGCCAGCATGAATCTGGCTTAGGTCAATCTGACAGGTATGGTCAGCAAGGGTTTGGCTCTAATCAATCCTCTAGCCATAGCCAACAAGGGTCAGGATTAGGTCAGTCTTCTAGGTATGGCCAGCATGGGTCTGGCTCGGGTCACTCTTCTGGCTTTGGGCAAAATCAATCCGGCTTAGGTCAATCCTCTGGCCATGGTCAGCTGGGATCTGGCTCCAATCAGTCTAGCAACCACAGCTGGCAGGAGTCTCAATCACAACAATCTTCTGGGTTCAGCCCACAAAGATCAGGATCAGGTCAGTCTTCTGGCTATGGGCAACAAGGATCTGGCTTCAGTCAGTCTTCTAGTTATGGACAACATGGTTCAACAACAGGACAGTCGTGCTGTGGCCAACAGGGGTCCAGTTCAGGACAGTCTTCCAACTATGGTCAGCAAGGGTCTGGCTTCAATCAGTCATCTAGCTATGGCGAACATGGGTGTGCTTCAGGCCAGTTTTCCAGCCACAGGAGACATGGTTCTGGCTCAAGAGAATCCTCTGGTTTTAGCCAGCATGAATCCAGCTTAGGACAGTCTGGCTCCGGATCAGGTCAGTCTTCCCAGTATGGCCAACATGGGTCTGGCTCAAGTCAATCCTCTAGCCACAGTCAACAAGGGTCAGGATTAGGTCAGTCTTCAAGATATGGCCAACATGGGTCTGGCTCGGGTCACTCTTCTGGCTTTGGGCAAAATCAGTCTGGGTTAGGTCAATCCTCTGGCCATGGTCAGCTGGGATCTGGCTCCAATCAGTATAGTAACCACAGCTGGCAGGAGTCTCAATCACAACAATCTTCTGGGTTCAGCCCACAAAGGTCAGGATCAGGTCAGTCATCTGGCTTTAACCAACAAGGATCTGGCTTAGGCCAATCATCCAGTTATGGACATCACAGTTCAACATCAGGACAGTCGTGCTGTGGCCAACATGGATCCAGCTCAGGACAGTCTTCCAGCTATGGTCAGCATGGGTCTGGGTCAAGTCAATCTTCTAGTTATGGCCAACATGGATCTAGTTCCAGGCAGTCTTCTAGCCACAGACAACATGGCTATGAATCAGGTCAGTCCTCTGGCTTTGGGCAACAAGCATCCAGATCAAGACAATCTACTGGCTCTAGTCAACACGGATCTGGTTTAAGCCAATCCTCCAGTTATGGACAACATGGTTCAACAACAGGACAGTCGTGCTGTGGCCAACATGGGTCCAGTTCAGGACAGTCTTCCAACTATGGTCAGCAAGGGTCTGGCTTCAATCAGTCATCTAACTATGGTGAACATGGGTGTGCTTCAGGCCAGTTTTCCAGCCACAGGAGACATGGTTCTGGCTCAAGAGAATCCTCTGGTTTTAGCCAGCATGAATCCAGCTTAGGACAGTCTGGCTCCGGATCAGGTCAGTCTTCCCAGTATGGCCAACATGGGTCCGGATCAAGCCAGTCTTCTAGCCACAGCCAACAAGGGTCAGGTCTAGGCCAGTCTTCCAGGTATGGCCAACATGGGTCTGGCTCGGGTCACTCTTCTAGCCACAGCCAACAAGGGTCCATTTCAGGTCAGTCTTCCCGGTATGGCCGACATAGATCTGGCTCAAGCCAGTCTTCTAGCCATAGTCAACAAGGGTCCATTTCAGGTCAGTCTTCAAGGTACAGCCAACATGGGTCTGGCTCGGGTCACTCTTCTGGCTTTGGGCAAAATCAATCTGAGTTAGGTCAATCCTCTGGTTATGGTCAGCTGGGATCTGGCTCCAATCAATCTTCTTGCCACAACCGACAAGAGTCTCAATCACAACATTCTTCTGGGTTCAGTCCACAAAGGTCAGGAACAGGTCAGTCTTCTGGTTATGGGCAACAAGCATCCAGATCAGGACAATCTTCTCATTCCAATCAACAGGGATCTGGCTTTGGCCAGTCTTCTAGTTATGGACAACCTAGTTATGGTGGATGTAGTTCAGGATCAGGTCATTCTTCCTGCCACAATCAACAGGGGACTAGTTCAGGTCAGTCTACAGGTTATGGTCAACCTGGATCTTTTTCAGGTCATTATTCTAGCCATAGCCAACATGTATCTGGGTCAGGTCAGTGTCCTAACTATGAGCAATATGGATCTGGCCCATGTTCATCATCAAGCTCTGAGCAACATAATTATGGTTATGGTCAGTGTTCTAGCTCTGAACAATATGTACCCTGTTCATATCCCTCAAGCTCAGGACAGTATAGTTCTGGATCTGGACAGTGTTATGGCTCTGAACAATGTGGATCTGCTTCTTGCCCCTCATCAAGTGCCGGACAATATGGATCTGGCTCATATCCCTCAAGCTCAGGACAGTATATTTCTGGATCCAGTCAGTGTTCTAGCTCTCAACAATATATGTCCGGCTCACAAGGAAGATGGCAATCTAGATGTAGACACTCAAACTGTAGTGAAGGGCAACCAAAACGCAATTATAGAGAAGTAGAGTGGTCTTCAGGACGTGGCTTTGAATAAATCATACCTTTTGAACAATCTAAATCCCATACTATCAATAAAGTGTCAGTTTGCAATGAGGACAACAGACAAGGTGGCTATCGTTATCAGAGAAGAGGGGGAAGTTATTGTGAAGGGGAAAGTAAAGATTTGTTAGTAGTACTCCATTCTATGAATATGTCCAAGAGCTGAGGACTTAATTCTAAGGACAAATGATAAACACAACTAAAATTAagtgaagaaataattttaaaaataacaaattgttacttttaaataagcaattaatcatggaagttcttcctctctttttcttttatccttaCAATCTATTCCTTGGTATTGGGTTTCTTCCAAATCTAGGGTGTTTGGGCTACTTGCTAGGAAACATTGAGCTGAATAAATAATTAGTGTGGAGTAATAAATTTTGGAGAGTAATACAAAACACTTAAAGAACTCAGGTTTCAATTAAAGTATCTTTTTAATAGCTCATTGTCCAATTAGCAGTGATGTCAAGGCTAAGTTTGCacttctaaaaacaaaatattatgtATGCATTGTCAACTATAGAACTTAGGATTACTCGTACAGCAAAATACAACCTAATTATCAGTGCATTCTGTGTTAGTGGTAGCAGAAGGTAGAATGTCATAAAAGCAAAACATAGCAGTAatagttaattttcttttcaaactttGGTACATCTTTAATCAGCTACTGGCATTAAAACGCATTTCAGTTGCTCCTCCCTAGCCAGTGAAAAGGAACATAATTTCTTAAAGAGCAGAAATGAATTGGTTTAGAATCAATGAATCTAAATTGATTTATGGTCAATTTAGTTACATCAAGAAAGAGCTTACCCTCTATTTCCAATAAACTGTCCTATATTCAAAATCATTAGAGGAGCTATACCACGGGAAAACAACATCTCAAATACACTTTTCTAGCTAATTGGCCATTTCATCTAGAGAAATACTATCCAAATTTGAATGGGAAGGAACACTATCTGCTACTGCTAAACAGAATTCAACAGGTTAACTAAAATATACGCTTCAAGTGATTGGATATAAACAATTGTATTGcattaaaattgaaaagaaataaatgataatCAAATACTCACATCTGTCTCAATCTGCTTCATAATACTTCTCAACATGTGgtcaactcagaaaacaaatcaTCTATTTTGCAAGATCCTCTCCTTCATAAcaactcaaatacatttttaaaaattttaaactcaGACAAACTGCTAGACTTAAAAATAGCTGAAAttccagaggcgagccgagggctgcgggagaggacgtctagctcggatcccgaacccagtccaccatgtgcccatggctcatggcgggctgggcccggacatgcctgggtgcggcctgcttccttctggggtgagtacgccgaggggggaggcctccgtgactgggcatgtccggggcccacccgccaccctcactgggtggtgaacgggattggggaggggtgcaacctcgggcctgcaggatttaacctccggctgccagaggcgagccgagggctgcgggagaggacgtctagctcggatcccgaacccagtccgccatgtgcccatggctcatggcgggctgggcccggacatgcctgggtgcggcctgcttccttccggggtgagtacgccgaggggggaggcctccgtaactgggcatgtccggggccc
This window of the Ochotona princeps isolate mOchPri1 chromosome 2, mOchPri1.hap1, whole genome shotgun sequence genome carries:
- the HRNR gene encoding hornerin, with product MSKLLQSIITTIDVFYQYAIQKGECDMLNKTELKELLENEFHQILKNPDDPDTVDVIMQSLDRDHNKKVSFTEYLLMIYRLAHACNKIIGKDYCQASGSKQRDHSHQHQEEQNETEEREENEQESSSRYSSSSAGEKDSYSRGSRGNNRNKLRSSSRKLRHQRGLSSSGHRQSSEERTDSSLGHFKNSEKNKHGSQQQDESERHTCCTHESGSGQSSQYGQHGSGSSQSSSHSQQGSGLGQSSRYGQHGSGSGHSSSHSQQGSISGQSSRYGRHRSGSSQSSSHSQQGSISGQSSRYGQHGSGSGHSSSHSQQGSISGQSSRYGRHRSGSSQSSSHSQQGSGLGQSSRYSQHGSGSGHSSSHSQQGSGLGTSSRYGQHGSGSSQSSSHSQQGSISGQPSRYGQHRSGSSQSSSHSQQGSGLGQSSRYGRHGSGSSQSSSHSQQGSISGQSSRYGRHRSGSSQSSSHSQQGSGLGQSSRYSQHGSGSGHSSGFGQNQSGLGKSSGHGQLGSGSNQSSNHSWQESQSQHSSGFSPQRSGSGQSSGYGQQGSGFSQSSSYGQHGSTSGQSSCCGQHESSSGETPSYNQHGSASGQFSNHSRHVSGSRESSGFSQHESGLGQSDRYGQQGFGSNQSSSHSQQGSGLGQSSRYGQHGSGSGHSSGFGQNQSGLGQSSGHGQLGSGSNQSSNHSWQESQSQQSSGFSPQRSGSGQSSGYGQQGSGFSQSSSYGQHGSTTGQSCCGQQGSSSGQSSNYGQQGSGFNQSSSYGEHGCASGQFSSHRRHGSGSRESSGFSQHESSLGQSGSGSGQSSQYGQHGSGSSQSSSHSQQGSGLGQSSRYGQHGSGSGHSSGFGQNQSGLGQSSGHGQLGSGSNQYSNHSWQESQSQQSSGFSPQRSGSGQSSGFNQQGSGLGQSSSYGHHSSTSGQSCCGQHGSSSGQSSSYGQHGSGSSQSSSYGQHGSSSRQSSSHRQHGYESGQSSGFGQQASRSRQSTGSSQHGSGLSQSSSYGQHGSTTGQSCCGQHGSSSGQSSNYGQQGSGFNQSSNYGEHGCASGQFSSHRRHGSGSRESSGFSQHESSLGQSGSGSGQSSQYGQHGSGSSQSSSHSQQGSGLGQSSRYGQHGSGSGHSSSHSQQGSISGQSSRYGRHRSGSSQSSSHSQQGSISGQSSRYSQHGSGSGHSSGFGQNQSELGQSSGYVHKGQEQVSLLVMGNKHPDQDNLLIPINRDLALASLLVMDNLVMVDVVQDQVILPATINRGLVQVSLQVMVNLDLFQVIILAIANMYLGQVSVLTMSNMDLAHVHHQALSNIIMVMVSVLALNNMYPVHIPQAQDSIVLDLDSVMALNNVDLLLAPHQVPDNMDLAHIPQAQDSIFLDPVSVLALNNICPAHKEDGNLDVDTQTVVKGNQNAIIEK